A section of the Malania oleifera isolate guangnan ecotype guangnan chromosome 2, ASM2987363v1, whole genome shotgun sequence genome encodes:
- the LOC131149694 gene encoding protein JASON isoform X2 gives MTFSSLGCDLGFLYRIAIAMGCLFGCFRIKDDHRPRPHLVSEPVHPKAREAVITSNRLSTLFLSGVPFSFGLLEYQFSSFFKENQDSPCKDKENSSLGSPLARTDDKGLKDEAKFLKACGTLLETPAEIRKAYKNSEGSPTPDRDSDPSKFPSWLPDTCMKKLQLDQQSDNIHTPAKQSGERVMLSSSSEDTPSSCVSDGQNMGWIAPGSCKASGAKSVNMTVKLHAEQSDDFSTSSTLHGSSGVDIHCKYKSVHFECESSTPFLSLRSSSSEFVGEQSKKAELSEIKENGKNARIRSQYVYSVLNPVENLSQWKVLKEEDSNSYELSGQLRDSLEQPKIATSKSEKRERETSDMEELKVEASLSTWLKPPPSIRDDKNRNCGGRSCKSPNFGKTPCDRPILGTVATHWNEEDLSHITTKWWDGNGIPNSTNKYKEDQKVSWHATPFEERLEKALSEESLISQRRHGGTPPLVFDENEECDTAVSQMQSLTNPKSVVSF, from the exons ATGACATTCTCTTCGTTAGGTTGCGATTTAGGGTTTCTGTACAGGATAGCGATAGCCATGGGATGCCTCTTCGGATGCTTTCGCATCAAGGATGATCACCGCCCTCGGCCTCATCTTGTTTCGGAGCCAGTCCATCCGAAGGCCAGA GAAGCTGTCATAACTAGCAATCGTCTGTCAACTTTATTTCTTTCTGGAG TACCTTTCTCTTTTGGTTTACTTGAGTATCAATTTTCATCGTTCTTTAAAGAAAATCAAGATTCACCATGCAAGGATAAGGAAAACAGCTCTTTGGGATCTCCACTAGCTCGAACTGATGACAAGGGGCTCAAGGATGAG GCCAAGTTTCTTAAAGCTTGTGGTACTTTGCTTGAGACGCCCGCTGAAATACGGAAAGCATATAAGAACTCAGAAGGTTCACCAACTCCTGACAGAGATTCAGATCCTTCAAAGTTCCCTTCATGGCTTCCTGACACATGCATGAAGAAGCTCCAGTTAGATCAGCAATCTGATAATATCCATACTCCAGCCAAACAGAGTGGAGAGCGGGTAATGTTGTCCAGTTCTTCAGAGGATACACCAAGCAG CTGTGTTTCCGATGGGCAAAATATGGGGTGGATTGCTCCTGGATCATGCAAAGCTAGTGGGGCTAAAAGTGTCAATATGACTGTCAAACTTCATGCTGAACAAAGTGATGATTTTTCAACTTCTTCAACCTTACATGGTTCTTCAGGGGTAGACATTCACTGCAAATACAAGTCTGTGCATTTTGAATGTGAGTCTAGTACACCCTTCCTTTCCTTAAGAAGCTCTTCATCAGAATTTGTAGGTGAACAGTCGAAGAAAGCTGAATTGTCAG aaattaaagaaaatggtAAGAATGCTCGGATCAGGTCCCAGTACGTGTACTCAGTATTGAACCCTGTTGAGAATCTGTCTCAGTGGAAGGTGCTGAAGGAAGAAGATTCCAACTCCTATGAATTGTCAGGTCAACTAAGAGATTCTCTTGAACAGCCCAAAATAGCTACCTCCAAATCTGAAAAAAGGGAGAGAGAAACTTCTGACATGGAAGAGTTGAAGGTTGAAGCAAGCTTGTCTACTTGGCTGAAGCCCCCGCCATCCATTCGGGATGACAAAAATCGAAATTGTGGGGGCAGATCTTGTAAAAGTCCCAATTTTGGCAAGACTCCTTGTGACAGACCTATTCTTGGAACAGTTGCTACACATTGGAATGAAGAGGATCTTTCTCATATCACCACCAAGTGGTGGGATGGGAATGGAATCCCTAATTCAACCAATAAATACAAGGAG GATCAGAAAGTGAGTTGGCATGCGACACCATTTGAGGAGAGACTCGAAAAGGCATTATCAGAAGAAAGTCTCATCTCACAAAG gAGGCATGGTGGAACACCCCCCCTAGTTTTTGATGAGAATGAGGAATGCGACACTGCTGTATCTCAGATGCAGTCCTTGACAAATCCCAAGTCGGTTGTTTCATTCTGA
- the LOC131149694 gene encoding protein JASON isoform X1: MTFSSLGCDLGFLYRIAIAMGCLFGCFRIKDDHRPRPHLVSEPVHPKAREAVITSNRLSTLFLSGVPFSFGLLEYQFSSFFKENQDSPCKDKENSSLGSPLARTDDKGLKDEAKFLKACGTLLETPAEIRKAYKNSEGSPTPDRDSDPSKFPSWLPDTCMKKLQLDQQSDNIHTPAKQSGERVMLSSSSEDTPSSCVSDGQNMGWIAPGSCKASGAKSVNMTVKLHAEQSDDFSTSSTLHGSSGVDIHCKYKSVHFECESSTPFLSLRSSSSEFVGEQSKKAELSGNRSVSNPSPYSTPLNLTDEMQTPGTVFPANLEIKENGKNARIRSQYVYSVLNPVENLSQWKVLKEEDSNSYELSGQLRDSLEQPKIATSKSEKRERETSDMEELKVEASLSTWLKPPPSIRDDKNRNCGGRSCKSPNFGKTPCDRPILGTVATHWNEEDLSHITTKWWDGNGIPNSTNKYKEDQKVSWHATPFEERLEKALSEESLISQRRHGGTPPLVFDENEECDTAVSQMQSLTNPKSVVSF; this comes from the exons ATGACATTCTCTTCGTTAGGTTGCGATTTAGGGTTTCTGTACAGGATAGCGATAGCCATGGGATGCCTCTTCGGATGCTTTCGCATCAAGGATGATCACCGCCCTCGGCCTCATCTTGTTTCGGAGCCAGTCCATCCGAAGGCCAGA GAAGCTGTCATAACTAGCAATCGTCTGTCAACTTTATTTCTTTCTGGAG TACCTTTCTCTTTTGGTTTACTTGAGTATCAATTTTCATCGTTCTTTAAAGAAAATCAAGATTCACCATGCAAGGATAAGGAAAACAGCTCTTTGGGATCTCCACTAGCTCGAACTGATGACAAGGGGCTCAAGGATGAG GCCAAGTTTCTTAAAGCTTGTGGTACTTTGCTTGAGACGCCCGCTGAAATACGGAAAGCATATAAGAACTCAGAAGGTTCACCAACTCCTGACAGAGATTCAGATCCTTCAAAGTTCCCTTCATGGCTTCCTGACACATGCATGAAGAAGCTCCAGTTAGATCAGCAATCTGATAATATCCATACTCCAGCCAAACAGAGTGGAGAGCGGGTAATGTTGTCCAGTTCTTCAGAGGATACACCAAGCAG CTGTGTTTCCGATGGGCAAAATATGGGGTGGATTGCTCCTGGATCATGCAAAGCTAGTGGGGCTAAAAGTGTCAATATGACTGTCAAACTTCATGCTGAACAAAGTGATGATTTTTCAACTTCTTCAACCTTACATGGTTCTTCAGGGGTAGACATTCACTGCAAATACAAGTCTGTGCATTTTGAATGTGAGTCTAGTACACCCTTCCTTTCCTTAAGAAGCTCTTCATCAGAATTTGTAGGTGAACAGTCGAAGAAAGCTGAATTGTCAGGTAATCGTAGTGTGTCAAATCCTTCACCTtattcaaccccattaaatctaACAGATGAGATGCAAACACCTGGAACTGTCTTCCCTGCAAAtttagaaattaaagaaaatggtAAGAATGCTCGGATCAGGTCCCAGTACGTGTACTCAGTATTGAACCCTGTTGAGAATCTGTCTCAGTGGAAGGTGCTGAAGGAAGAAGATTCCAACTCCTATGAATTGTCAGGTCAACTAAGAGATTCTCTTGAACAGCCCAAAATAGCTACCTCCAAATCTGAAAAAAGGGAGAGAGAAACTTCTGACATGGAAGAGTTGAAGGTTGAAGCAAGCTTGTCTACTTGGCTGAAGCCCCCGCCATCCATTCGGGATGACAAAAATCGAAATTGTGGGGGCAGATCTTGTAAAAGTCCCAATTTTGGCAAGACTCCTTGTGACAGACCTATTCTTGGAACAGTTGCTACACATTGGAATGAAGAGGATCTTTCTCATATCACCACCAAGTGGTGGGATGGGAATGGAATCCCTAATTCAACCAATAAATACAAGGAG GATCAGAAAGTGAGTTGGCATGCGACACCATTTGAGGAGAGACTCGAAAAGGCATTATCAGAAGAAAGTCTCATCTCACAAAG gAGGCATGGTGGAACACCCCCCCTAGTTTTTGATGAGAATGAGGAATGCGACACTGCTGTATCTCAGATGCAGTCCTTGACAAATCCCAAGTCGGTTGTTTCATTCTGA
- the LOC131149694 gene encoding protein JASON isoform X5 encodes MTFSSLGCDLGFLYRIAIAMGCLFGCFRIKDDHRPRPHLVSEPVHPKAREAVITSNRLSTLFLSGENQDSPCKDKENSSLGSPLARTDDKGLKDEAKFLKACGTLLETPAEIRKAYKNSEGSPTPDRDSDPSKFPSWLPDTCMKKLQLDQQSDNIHTPAKQSGERVMLSSSSEDTPSSCVSDGQNMGWIAPGSCKASGAKSVNMTVKLHAEQSDDFSTSSTLHGSSGVDIHCKYKSVHFEYEMQTPGTVFPANLEIKENGKNARIRSQYVYSVLNPVENLSQWKVLKEEDSNSYELSGQLRDSLEQPKIATSKSEKRERETSDMEELKVEASLSTWLKPPPSIRDDKNRNCGGRSCKSPNFGKTPCDRPILGTVATHWNEEDLSHITTKWWDGNGIPNSTNKYKEDQKVSWHATPFEERLEKALSEESLISQRRHGGTPPLVFDENEECDTAVSQMQSLTNPKSVVSF; translated from the exons ATGACATTCTCTTCGTTAGGTTGCGATTTAGGGTTTCTGTACAGGATAGCGATAGCCATGGGATGCCTCTTCGGATGCTTTCGCATCAAGGATGATCACCGCCCTCGGCCTCATCTTGTTTCGGAGCCAGTCCATCCGAAGGCCAGA GAAGCTGTCATAACTAGCAATCGTCTGTCAACTTTATTTCTTTCTGGAG AAAATCAAGATTCACCATGCAAGGATAAGGAAAACAGCTCTTTGGGATCTCCACTAGCTCGAACTGATGACAAGGGGCTCAAGGATGAG GCCAAGTTTCTTAAAGCTTGTGGTACTTTGCTTGAGACGCCCGCTGAAATACGGAAAGCATATAAGAACTCAGAAGGTTCACCAACTCCTGACAGAGATTCAGATCCTTCAAAGTTCCCTTCATGGCTTCCTGACACATGCATGAAGAAGCTCCAGTTAGATCAGCAATCTGATAATATCCATACTCCAGCCAAACAGAGTGGAGAGCGGGTAATGTTGTCCAGTTCTTCAGAGGATACACCAAGCAG CTGTGTTTCCGATGGGCAAAATATGGGGTGGATTGCTCCTGGATCATGCAAAGCTAGTGGGGCTAAAAGTGTCAATATGACTGTCAAACTTCATGCTGAACAAAGTGATGATTTTTCAACTTCTTCAACCTTACATGGTTCTTCAGGGGTAGACATTCACTGCAAATACAAGTCTGTGCATTTTGAAT ATGAGATGCAAACACCTGGAACTGTCTTCCCTGCAAAtttagaaattaaagaaaatggtAAGAATGCTCGGATCAGGTCCCAGTACGTGTACTCAGTATTGAACCCTGTTGAGAATCTGTCTCAGTGGAAGGTGCTGAAGGAAGAAGATTCCAACTCCTATGAATTGTCAGGTCAACTAAGAGATTCTCTTGAACAGCCCAAAATAGCTACCTCCAAATCTGAAAAAAGGGAGAGAGAAACTTCTGACATGGAAGAGTTGAAGGTTGAAGCAAGCTTGTCTACTTGGCTGAAGCCCCCGCCATCCATTCGGGATGACAAAAATCGAAATTGTGGGGGCAGATCTTGTAAAAGTCCCAATTTTGGCAAGACTCCTTGTGACAGACCTATTCTTGGAACAGTTGCTACACATTGGAATGAAGAGGATCTTTCTCATATCACCACCAAGTGGTGGGATGGGAATGGAATCCCTAATTCAACCAATAAATACAAGGAG GATCAGAAAGTGAGTTGGCATGCGACACCATTTGAGGAGAGACTCGAAAAGGCATTATCAGAAGAAAGTCTCATCTCACAAAG gAGGCATGGTGGAACACCCCCCCTAGTTTTTGATGAGAATGAGGAATGCGACACTGCTGTATCTCAGATGCAGTCCTTGACAAATCCCAAGTCGGTTGTTTCATTCTGA
- the LOC131149694 gene encoding protein JASON isoform X3 yields the protein MTFSSLGCDLGFLYRIAIAMGCLFGCFRIKDDHRPRPHLVSEPVHPKAREAVITSNRLSTLFLSGENQDSPCKDKENSSLGSPLARTDDKGLKDEAKFLKACGTLLETPAEIRKAYKNSEGSPTPDRDSDPSKFPSWLPDTCMKKLQLDQQSDNIHTPAKQSGERVMLSSSSEDTPSSCVSDGQNMGWIAPGSCKASGAKSVNMTVKLHAEQSDDFSTSSTLHGSSGVDIHCKYKSVHFECESSTPFLSLRSSSSEFVGEQSKKAELSGNRSVSNPSPYSTPLNLTDEMQTPGTVFPANLEIKENGKNARIRSQYVYSVLNPVENLSQWKVLKEEDSNSYELSGQLRDSLEQPKIATSKSEKRERETSDMEELKVEASLSTWLKPPPSIRDDKNRNCGGRSCKSPNFGKTPCDRPILGTVATHWNEEDLSHITTKWWDGNGIPNSTNKYKEDQKVSWHATPFEERLEKALSEESLISQRRHGGTPPLVFDENEECDTAVSQMQSLTNPKSVVSF from the exons ATGACATTCTCTTCGTTAGGTTGCGATTTAGGGTTTCTGTACAGGATAGCGATAGCCATGGGATGCCTCTTCGGATGCTTTCGCATCAAGGATGATCACCGCCCTCGGCCTCATCTTGTTTCGGAGCCAGTCCATCCGAAGGCCAGA GAAGCTGTCATAACTAGCAATCGTCTGTCAACTTTATTTCTTTCTGGAG AAAATCAAGATTCACCATGCAAGGATAAGGAAAACAGCTCTTTGGGATCTCCACTAGCTCGAACTGATGACAAGGGGCTCAAGGATGAG GCCAAGTTTCTTAAAGCTTGTGGTACTTTGCTTGAGACGCCCGCTGAAATACGGAAAGCATATAAGAACTCAGAAGGTTCACCAACTCCTGACAGAGATTCAGATCCTTCAAAGTTCCCTTCATGGCTTCCTGACACATGCATGAAGAAGCTCCAGTTAGATCAGCAATCTGATAATATCCATACTCCAGCCAAACAGAGTGGAGAGCGGGTAATGTTGTCCAGTTCTTCAGAGGATACACCAAGCAG CTGTGTTTCCGATGGGCAAAATATGGGGTGGATTGCTCCTGGATCATGCAAAGCTAGTGGGGCTAAAAGTGTCAATATGACTGTCAAACTTCATGCTGAACAAAGTGATGATTTTTCAACTTCTTCAACCTTACATGGTTCTTCAGGGGTAGACATTCACTGCAAATACAAGTCTGTGCATTTTGAATGTGAGTCTAGTACACCCTTCCTTTCCTTAAGAAGCTCTTCATCAGAATTTGTAGGTGAACAGTCGAAGAAAGCTGAATTGTCAGGTAATCGTAGTGTGTCAAATCCTTCACCTtattcaaccccattaaatctaACAGATGAGATGCAAACACCTGGAACTGTCTTCCCTGCAAAtttagaaattaaagaaaatggtAAGAATGCTCGGATCAGGTCCCAGTACGTGTACTCAGTATTGAACCCTGTTGAGAATCTGTCTCAGTGGAAGGTGCTGAAGGAAGAAGATTCCAACTCCTATGAATTGTCAGGTCAACTAAGAGATTCTCTTGAACAGCCCAAAATAGCTACCTCCAAATCTGAAAAAAGGGAGAGAGAAACTTCTGACATGGAAGAGTTGAAGGTTGAAGCAAGCTTGTCTACTTGGCTGAAGCCCCCGCCATCCATTCGGGATGACAAAAATCGAAATTGTGGGGGCAGATCTTGTAAAAGTCCCAATTTTGGCAAGACTCCTTGTGACAGACCTATTCTTGGAACAGTTGCTACACATTGGAATGAAGAGGATCTTTCTCATATCACCACCAAGTGGTGGGATGGGAATGGAATCCCTAATTCAACCAATAAATACAAGGAG GATCAGAAAGTGAGTTGGCATGCGACACCATTTGAGGAGAGACTCGAAAAGGCATTATCAGAAGAAAGTCTCATCTCACAAAG gAGGCATGGTGGAACACCCCCCCTAGTTTTTGATGAGAATGAGGAATGCGACACTGCTGTATCTCAGATGCAGTCCTTGACAAATCCCAAGTCGGTTGTTTCATTCTGA
- the LOC131149694 gene encoding protein JASON isoform X4 has product MTFSSLGCDLGFLYRIAIAMGCLFGCFRIKDDHRPRPHLVSEPVHPKAREAVITSNRLSTLFLSGVPFSFGLLEYQFSSFFKENQDSPCKDKENSSLGSPLARTDDKGLKDEAKFLKACGTLLETPAEIRKAYKNSEGSPTPDRDSDPSKFPSWLPDTCMKKLQLDQQSDNIHTPAKQSGERVMLSSSSEDTPSSCVSDGQNMGWIAPGSCKASGAKSVNMTVKLHAEQSDDFSTSSTLHGSSGVDIHCKYKSVHFEYEMQTPGTVFPANLEIKENGKNARIRSQYVYSVLNPVENLSQWKVLKEEDSNSYELSGQLRDSLEQPKIATSKSEKRERETSDMEELKVEASLSTWLKPPPSIRDDKNRNCGGRSCKSPNFGKTPCDRPILGTVATHWNEEDLSHITTKWWDGNGIPNSTNKYKEDQKVSWHATPFEERLEKALSEESLISQRRHGGTPPLVFDENEECDTAVSQMQSLTNPKSVVSF; this is encoded by the exons ATGACATTCTCTTCGTTAGGTTGCGATTTAGGGTTTCTGTACAGGATAGCGATAGCCATGGGATGCCTCTTCGGATGCTTTCGCATCAAGGATGATCACCGCCCTCGGCCTCATCTTGTTTCGGAGCCAGTCCATCCGAAGGCCAGA GAAGCTGTCATAACTAGCAATCGTCTGTCAACTTTATTTCTTTCTGGAG TACCTTTCTCTTTTGGTTTACTTGAGTATCAATTTTCATCGTTCTTTAAAGAAAATCAAGATTCACCATGCAAGGATAAGGAAAACAGCTCTTTGGGATCTCCACTAGCTCGAACTGATGACAAGGGGCTCAAGGATGAG GCCAAGTTTCTTAAAGCTTGTGGTACTTTGCTTGAGACGCCCGCTGAAATACGGAAAGCATATAAGAACTCAGAAGGTTCACCAACTCCTGACAGAGATTCAGATCCTTCAAAGTTCCCTTCATGGCTTCCTGACACATGCATGAAGAAGCTCCAGTTAGATCAGCAATCTGATAATATCCATACTCCAGCCAAACAGAGTGGAGAGCGGGTAATGTTGTCCAGTTCTTCAGAGGATACACCAAGCAG CTGTGTTTCCGATGGGCAAAATATGGGGTGGATTGCTCCTGGATCATGCAAAGCTAGTGGGGCTAAAAGTGTCAATATGACTGTCAAACTTCATGCTGAACAAAGTGATGATTTTTCAACTTCTTCAACCTTACATGGTTCTTCAGGGGTAGACATTCACTGCAAATACAAGTCTGTGCATTTTGAAT ATGAGATGCAAACACCTGGAACTGTCTTCCCTGCAAAtttagaaattaaagaaaatggtAAGAATGCTCGGATCAGGTCCCAGTACGTGTACTCAGTATTGAACCCTGTTGAGAATCTGTCTCAGTGGAAGGTGCTGAAGGAAGAAGATTCCAACTCCTATGAATTGTCAGGTCAACTAAGAGATTCTCTTGAACAGCCCAAAATAGCTACCTCCAAATCTGAAAAAAGGGAGAGAGAAACTTCTGACATGGAAGAGTTGAAGGTTGAAGCAAGCTTGTCTACTTGGCTGAAGCCCCCGCCATCCATTCGGGATGACAAAAATCGAAATTGTGGGGGCAGATCTTGTAAAAGTCCCAATTTTGGCAAGACTCCTTGTGACAGACCTATTCTTGGAACAGTTGCTACACATTGGAATGAAGAGGATCTTTCTCATATCACCACCAAGTGGTGGGATGGGAATGGAATCCCTAATTCAACCAATAAATACAAGGAG GATCAGAAAGTGAGTTGGCATGCGACACCATTTGAGGAGAGACTCGAAAAGGCATTATCAGAAGAAAGTCTCATCTCACAAAG gAGGCATGGTGGAACACCCCCCCTAGTTTTTGATGAGAATGAGGAATGCGACACTGCTGTATCTCAGATGCAGTCCTTGACAAATCCCAAGTCGGTTGTTTCATTCTGA
- the LOC131149694 gene encoding protein JASON isoform X6 has protein sequence MTFSSLGCDLGFLYRIAIAMGCLFGCFRIKDDHRPRPHLVSEPVHPKAREAVITSNRLSTLFLSGENQDSPCKDKENSSLGSPLARTDDKGLKDEAKFLKACGTLLETPAEIRKAYKNSEGSPTPDRDSDPSKFPSWLPDTCMKKLQLDQQSDNIHTPAKQSGERVMLSSSSEDTPSSCVSDGQNMGWIAPGSCKASGAKSVNMTVKLHAEQSDDFSTSSTLHGSSGVDIHCKYKSVHFECESSTPFLSLRSSSSEFVGEQSKKAELSEIKENGKNARIRSQYVYSVLNPVENLSQWKVLKEEDSNSYELSGQLRDSLEQPKIATSKSEKRERETSDMEELKVEASLSTWLKPPPSIRDDKNRNCGGRSCKSPNFGKTPCDRPILGTVATHWNEEDLSHITTKWWDGNGIPNSTNKYKEDQKVSWHATPFEERLEKALSEESLISQRRHGGTPPLVFDENEECDTAVSQMQSLTNPKSVVSF, from the exons ATGACATTCTCTTCGTTAGGTTGCGATTTAGGGTTTCTGTACAGGATAGCGATAGCCATGGGATGCCTCTTCGGATGCTTTCGCATCAAGGATGATCACCGCCCTCGGCCTCATCTTGTTTCGGAGCCAGTCCATCCGAAGGCCAGA GAAGCTGTCATAACTAGCAATCGTCTGTCAACTTTATTTCTTTCTGGAG AAAATCAAGATTCACCATGCAAGGATAAGGAAAACAGCTCTTTGGGATCTCCACTAGCTCGAACTGATGACAAGGGGCTCAAGGATGAG GCCAAGTTTCTTAAAGCTTGTGGTACTTTGCTTGAGACGCCCGCTGAAATACGGAAAGCATATAAGAACTCAGAAGGTTCACCAACTCCTGACAGAGATTCAGATCCTTCAAAGTTCCCTTCATGGCTTCCTGACACATGCATGAAGAAGCTCCAGTTAGATCAGCAATCTGATAATATCCATACTCCAGCCAAACAGAGTGGAGAGCGGGTAATGTTGTCCAGTTCTTCAGAGGATACACCAAGCAG CTGTGTTTCCGATGGGCAAAATATGGGGTGGATTGCTCCTGGATCATGCAAAGCTAGTGGGGCTAAAAGTGTCAATATGACTGTCAAACTTCATGCTGAACAAAGTGATGATTTTTCAACTTCTTCAACCTTACATGGTTCTTCAGGGGTAGACATTCACTGCAAATACAAGTCTGTGCATTTTGAATGTGAGTCTAGTACACCCTTCCTTTCCTTAAGAAGCTCTTCATCAGAATTTGTAGGTGAACAGTCGAAGAAAGCTGAATTGTCAG aaattaaagaaaatggtAAGAATGCTCGGATCAGGTCCCAGTACGTGTACTCAGTATTGAACCCTGTTGAGAATCTGTCTCAGTGGAAGGTGCTGAAGGAAGAAGATTCCAACTCCTATGAATTGTCAGGTCAACTAAGAGATTCTCTTGAACAGCCCAAAATAGCTACCTCCAAATCTGAAAAAAGGGAGAGAGAAACTTCTGACATGGAAGAGTTGAAGGTTGAAGCAAGCTTGTCTACTTGGCTGAAGCCCCCGCCATCCATTCGGGATGACAAAAATCGAAATTGTGGGGGCAGATCTTGTAAAAGTCCCAATTTTGGCAAGACTCCTTGTGACAGACCTATTCTTGGAACAGTTGCTACACATTGGAATGAAGAGGATCTTTCTCATATCACCACCAAGTGGTGGGATGGGAATGGAATCCCTAATTCAACCAATAAATACAAGGAG GATCAGAAAGTGAGTTGGCATGCGACACCATTTGAGGAGAGACTCGAAAAGGCATTATCAGAAGAAAGTCTCATCTCACAAAG gAGGCATGGTGGAACACCCCCCCTAGTTTTTGATGAGAATGAGGAATGCGACACTGCTGTATCTCAGATGCAGTCCTTGACAAATCCCAAGTCGGTTGTTTCATTCTGA